The following nucleotide sequence is from Roseivirga sp. BDSF3-8.
ACAAAGGGTTGGATCCTTTCAAGCCGCAGTTTTATCGTGAGATTACCCAGGACGATATTATCAGGCTTACGGAAATCAAGATCAAGCGGATCTCCAAGTTTGACAGTTTTAAGGCTGATGAGCTGATGAAGAAACTTCAGGATGAGCTTGAGCAGGTAGAATATAACCTGGCCAATATCACAGAGTTTGCTATTACTTACTACAAAAACCTTCTGGAGAAATACGGAAAAGGCCGTGAGCGTAAAACTGAGATCAAGGCTTTTGATACGATTCAGGCAACAGTGGTGGCAGCTAATAACCAAAAGCTATATGTGAACTATAAGGAAGGGTTTCTTGGATATGGCCTAAAGAAAGGCGAACAGGTAGAGATGGTTTGTGAATGTTCTGACCTGGACGACATTATTGTGTTCAGGGCAGATGGCATCATGATTGTAACCCGTATCCAGGAGAAGGTCTTTGTAGGTAAGAATATCCTGTATGCAGACGTTTTTCTGCGTGGCGATGATCGAACAGTATATAACATGGTCTATCTGGATGGTAAAACTGGCCGGTCTATGGCCAAGCGTTTCCAGGTAGGAGGGGTTACCCGCGACCGCGAGTATGATCTGACCAAAGGGCACAAAGGTAGCAAAATGCTGTACTTTGCGGCCCGGCCAAATGGAGAATCAGAGATAGTGACGGTAAAACTCACCTCCGGCTGCAAGGCCCGTATCAAGGTGTTTGATTTTGATTTTGATGATCTTGATATCAAAGGCCGGGGGGCAGGGGGTAATATTCTCACTAAGTATCCGGTAAGGAATATTACGTTCAAACGACTGGGAGAGTCCTCTCTCGGAGGCATCGATATCTGGTATGATGGAGCTGTAGGCAGGCTGAATACGGAGGAACGGGGCAAAAAGCTTGGAACTTTCCTTGGGGATGACTCCATACTTGTGCTATTCAAAGACGGTAATTATGAGCTCACTACATATGAGTTAACCAACCGGTATGAGCCGGACAAGATTCTGTTCATTGACAAATTCAGCCCGGACAAGGTAGTGAGCGCTGTGTATTACGATGGGGCGCAAAAGACACACTTCGTTAAGCGGTTTAAAGTAGAGACCACTACGATAGGGAAAAAATTCAATTTCATCTCTGAAGCCAGGGGGAGCTATCTCGTGGTAGCTTCTACTGACAAGGAGCCCCAGGTGGAGTTGGAGCTGAAAGAAGGCAGAAGTAAAGAGACCGTGGTTTACGATATCGATATGCTTATTGATGTACGTGGCTGGAAGGCAGTAGGTAATAAGCTAAATCCTGATAAGAAGATAGTTAATGTACGTTTGCTTGCTTCAAAACCCGAGAATGACATGGATGGCAAAGATAGCCGCGGCGATGAGGGCTCAGATGAAGGTGGCGAAGATCCGGATAAAGAGCAAATGGGCTTGTTTTAACGAATGAATCAGTACGACAGGCAGCTATTAAACTATCTGTCCGGTTATGTGACGGATAATAAGAAGGGGCTTATTGAAAGAAATCTTGCCAACAGAACACGATATGTGTCACTATTGCTCGAAAACATCTATAAACCTCATAATGCCAGTGCCATACTGCGTACTTGTGACTGCCTGGGCATACAGGATGTACATATTGTAGAAGAGGATGATGCCTACGAAGTAAATCCATATGTAGTCAGGGGGGCATCAAAGTGGGTGGATGTCTATAAGTATAGTACTGCCGACGGGGGTAGTGTGCAGACAGTGAAGGGCCTGAAGAATCGTGGGTACCGTATACTAGCCACTTCACCGCATAAAGAGGGGTACCTGCCGGATGAGATCCCTATTGATCAGCCTTTTGTCTTGGCTCTCGGTAATGAGCATGCCGGACTTAGTGAGAGCATTCTGGAAATGGCAGATGGATATGTACAGATACCCCAGGTAGGTTTTACCGAAAGTTACAATATATCTGTTGCTGCTGCTATTTGCCTGTATGGCACTATGGACAGGCTTTGGCGGTCTGATACGGAGTGGAGACTAGCAGAAGTAGAGGCCTCAGTGATACGGCTTGACTGGTACAAAAAATGCGTGAAAAACGTGAATGCTCACGAAAAACTATTTAAGAAGGAATACGGGAAGCAGCAGTAAGTGAAAGCCTTCAAAAAAATAGCGAGAATCAGCCTGATACTTTTGGCTTGCATGCTGTCAGGTGTGGCTGTAGCTAACATGTGGGTGATACTTTCTACGGATGATCAGGTTTTTCACGAAATTGATAGCCTACCAGAAACCGATGTTGCCCTCGTGCTTGGTACCAGTAAGAGGCTGAGGGGGGGCTATGTTAATTCCTTCTTTGCTTACCGGATGGAGGCTGCGGCGAGGTTATTTAAAGAGGGTAAAGTAAGGCATTTCATATTGAGCGGCGATAATAATACCGTCTATTATAATGAGCCTGTGGATATGCAGAAAGCACTAATGGATCTCGGGGTACCTGATAGCGTCATTACCCTGGACTACGCAGGGTTCAGGACCCTGGACAGTGTGGTTCGCAGCAAAGAGATTTTCGGGCAGAATAGTATAATAATCGTGACCCAGGAGTTTCACAGCTATCGGGCATTGTTCATTGCTGAGCATTATGATATGCGGGCCGTGGCTTACGCAGCCGAAGTACAACCTCTGGACAAGAGTTTTAAAGTATTAGCAAGGGAGATGCTGGCCAGGCCAAAGGCTATCCTGGACCTTTACTTTTTAGATATTTCCCCAAAGTTTCTGGGTAAAAAAGAGACTTTACCTATTGATTAACCAGTGGTGATGAAAGATGAATCTTTTATGTAACAGGTATTTTAGCCGGAAAATTTTTTCGGCATTACTGATAAGTATCCTGCTCGTTTTAAGTGGAGGTAGTATCTGTGCCCAAATATTGATAACCGGCAGGGTAACGGATGCTGAAACAGGTGATCCTATTCCTTTTGCAAATATTGTATTTACCGGCACTACGGAGGGGGGAACTACTGACTTTGATGGATATTATAAAATCCGTAGTTCGGCCAACCGCGACTCTGTTACGGCCTCTTTTGTAGGGTATGTTTCCCGAACTAAGGCTGTAAGTGCCGCAGGAGAGGTAAGTTTTCAGTTGGTCCCAGATGTCATAAGCCTGGATGAAGTAGTGGTGAGACCAGGAATTAATCCGGCTTTTGCCATTATTGACAGAGCTTCCGAAAATTCCCGTCTAAACGATAAAAGAGAGTTGGATGCTTTTGATTACGAAAGCTACACCAAAATTGAGATGGACATCAGCCGGATGTCCGAAGATTTTCAGCAGAAAAAGTTCATTCGGAAAGTAAAGTCTGTTCTGGACAGTGTAAAGGTAATAGCCGGTGAGGATGGCAACCCTATTTTGCCGGTATTTATCAGTGAGTCCATCAGCAGATATTATTATCGCAATGACCCAGTGCTTAAAAAGGAGCACGTACTCAAAACCAAAATTACCGGGGTAGGGGTAGATGATGGCAGCCTGGTGAGTCAGCTTATAGGTTCGTCATTTCAGGAATATAATTTTTATAAAAACTGGGTGAATATTGCAGGGAAGGAGTTTATCTCTCCCATAGCTGATGGCTGGAAGCTATATTATGATTACGACCTGGTAGATAGCCTTATGATTG
It contains:
- a CDS encoding vancomycin high temperature exclusion protein: MKAFKKIARISLILLACMLSGVAVANMWVILSTDDQVFHEIDSLPETDVALVLGTSKRLRGGYVNSFFAYRMEAAARLFKEGKVRHFILSGDNNTVYYNEPVDMQKALMDLGVPDSVITLDYAGFRTLDSVVRSKEIFGQNSIIIVTQEFHSYRALFIAEHYDMRAVAYAAEVQPLDKSFKVLAREMLARPKAILDLYFLDISPKFLGKKETLPID
- a CDS encoding TrmH family RNA methyltransferase, with product MNQYDRQLLNYLSGYVTDNKKGLIERNLANRTRYVSLLLENIYKPHNASAILRTCDCLGIQDVHIVEEDDAYEVNPYVVRGASKWVDVYKYSTADGGSVQTVKGLKNRGYRILATSPHKEGYLPDEIPIDQPFVLALGNEHAGLSESILEMADGYVQIPQVGFTESYNISVAAAICLYGTMDRLWRSDTEWRLAEVEASVIRLDWYKKCVKNVNAHEKLFKKEYGKQQ
- a CDS encoding DNA gyrase/topoisomerase IV subunit A → MADDKDNLDPMENGQDDALQDVLPVSGMYENWFLDYASYVILERAVPSIVDGFKPVQRRIMHAMRDMDDGRFHKVANIIGQTMQYHPHGDASIGDAIVNMGQKNLLIETQGNWGDIRTGDSAAAPRYIEARLSKFALDVVFNSQTTEWQLSYDGRKKEPVNLPVKFPLLLAQGAEGIAVGLSTKILPHNFCELLQASIDLLKGKKVNVLPDFPTGGTADFSDYNEGLRGGKVRVRARIEELDKKTLIIKDIPFSTTTTSLIDSILKANDKGKIKVKKVIDNTARDVEIEVHISAGQSPDVVIDALYAFTDCEVSISPNACVIIEDKPRFISVNEILGICNDQTVDLLTRELEIRRGELLEKILFSSLEKIFIENRIYRDIEECETWEAVLETIDKGLDPFKPQFYREITQDDIIRLTEIKIKRISKFDSFKADELMKKLQDELEQVEYNLANITEFAITYYKNLLEKYGKGRERKTEIKAFDTIQATVVAANNQKLYVNYKEGFLGYGLKKGEQVEMVCECSDLDDIIVFRADGIMIVTRIQEKVFVGKNILYADVFLRGDDRTVYNMVYLDGKTGRSMAKRFQVGGVTRDREYDLTKGHKGSKMLYFAARPNGESEIVTVKLTSGCKARIKVFDFDFDDLDIKGRGAGGNILTKYPVRNITFKRLGESSLGGIDIWYDGAVGRLNTEERGKKLGTFLGDDSILVLFKDGNYELTTYELTNRYEPDKILFIDKFSPDKVVSAVYYDGAQKTHFVKRFKVETTTIGKKFNFISEARGSYLVVASTDKEPQVELELKEGRSKETVVYDIDMLIDVRGWKAVGNKLNPDKKIVNVRLLASKPENDMDGKDSRGDEGSDEGGEDPDKEQMGLF